In Falco cherrug isolate bFalChe1 chromosome 2, bFalChe1.pri, whole genome shotgun sequence, the following are encoded in one genomic region:
- the KCTD21 gene encoding BTB/POZ domain-containing protein KCTD21, translating into MSEPITLNVGGKLYTTSLSTLTSFPDSMLGAMFSGKIPTKKDSQGNCFIDRDGKIFRYILNFLRTSHLDLPEDFQEMGLLRREVDFYQIQPLIEALQEKEVELSKAEKNAMLNITLDQKTQTVHFTVREAPQIYSLSSSNMEVFSAHIFSTSCLFLKLLGSKLYYCFNGNLSSISSYLQDPNHLTLDWVASVEGLPEEEYTRQNLKRLWVVPDNKQINSFQVFVEEVLKIAMSDGFCIDSSHPHTSDFMNNKVIRLIRYK; encoded by the coding sequence ATGTCAGAACCCATCACACTTAATGTTGGAGGAAAACTCTATACCACCTCACTGTCTACCCTGACTAGCTTTCCAGACTCCATGCTGGGGGCCATGTTTAGTGGGAAGATCCCAACCAAGAAGGACAGCCAAGGCAACTGCTTTATTGACAGAGACGGAAAAATCTTCCGCTATATCCTGAATTTCTTACGAACATCTCACTTGGACCTCCCCGAAGACTTTCAGGAAATGGGCTTACTCCGACGGGAGGTTGATTTTTATCAGATTCAGCCACTGATTGAGGCCTtgcaggagaaggaggtggaactttctaaagcagagaaaaatgccaTGCTCAACATCACCCTCGATCAGAAGACCCAGACTGTTCACTTCACCGTCCGAGAAGCACCCCAGATCTACAGCCTGTCTTCTTCCAACATGGAAGTGTTCAGTGCTCATATCTTCTCCACGTCATGTCTGTTCCTGAAGCTTCTTGGGTCCAAACTTTACTATTGCTTCAATGGAAACCTCTCTTCAATATCCAGCTACCTGCAAGACCCCAACCATTTGACCTTAGACTGGGTTGCAAGCGTGGAAGGCCTTCCCGAAGAGGAGTACACCAGGCAGAATTTAAAGAGACTCTGGGTGGTGCCAGATAATAAGCAAATCAATAGTTTCCAGGTGTTTGTGGAAGAAGTGCTAAAAATAGCCATGAGTGATGGTTTTTGCATAGATTCTTCTCATCCACATACTTCAGATTTCATGAATAATAAGGTTATTCGCCTAATTCGGTACAAGTAG